From Quercus robur cultivar Fastigiata chloroplast, complete genome:
TTATTGAGACTAAAACTCATAGGGAAGAAAATAGATTTATGAATGGAATCAAATATGCAGTATTTACAGACAAAAGTATTCGGTTATTGGGTAAAAATCAATATACTTCTAATGTCGAATCGGGATCAACTAGGACAGAAATAAAGCATTGGGTCGAACGCTTCTTTGGTGTCAAGGTAATAGCTATGAATAGTCATCGACTCCCGGGAAAGGGTAGAAGAATGGGACCTATTATGGGACATACAATGCATTACAGACGTATGATCATTACGCTTCAACCGGGTTATTCTATTCCACCTCTTAGAAAGAAAAGAACTTAAATCAAAATACTTAATAGCATGGCGATACATTTATACAAAACTTCTACCCCGAGCACACGCAATGGAGCCGTAGACAGTCAAGTGAAATCCAATCCACGAAATAATTTGATCTATGGACAGCATCATTGTAGTAAAGGTCGTAATGCCAGAGGAATCATTACCGCAGGGCATAGAGGGGGAGGTCATAAGCGTCTATACCGTAAAATAGATTTTCGACGGAAT
This genomic window contains:
- the rpl23 gene encoding ribosomal protein L23 is translated as MNGIKYAVFTDKSIRLLGKNQYTSNVESGSTRTEIKHWVERFFGVKVIAMNSHRLPGKGRRMGPIMGHTMHYRRMIITLQPGYSIPPLRKKRT